CATGCGGGACACCTTAGGGCTGTTGGCGGGGAGAACTGGCCCCGGCTCGACGAGGTGGGCGTCAGATCACGCCGCGCGTCGGTCGGTCTTCACCTCAGGCGCAGACGGAGTTCCCGCCTCGACGAAGACGAACCGTCGGTAGGACCAGAATCGGAAGAGTGTCGCCAGCCCCGTGCCGACGATGTAGCTGGCGATGTTGTCCGCCAGCGGGGTCTGGAAGACCTGCGGCCAGACCTGGCCCAGCCCGTAGCGGCTGATTGCCAGGCATGCCACCGTGATGCCGAGGCCCACCCCGTTGAAGAGGAAGAACAGGGCGTACTCGCGGGCCGGGTTGGGACCCCGGCGGTGCCGCCAGGTCCAGAACCGGTTGCCGAGGAAGGCCAAGGTCGCCGCGACCACCGTGGAGATGGTCTTCGCGGTTACCTGCTCGACGCCCTGCGCGGCGGTCAGGACGTTGAACAGCGCGAAATCGAGCAGGAAGGCGACCCCGCCCACGGTGGCGAACTTGCTCATCTCCCGGACGAGGTGACCGAAGCGGTCGATCAGGGAGCGGAGCAGACCTGGGCGGGTCTGTCGGGGGTTGGGCTCCCCGATCATCGTCGCGGCCACCTCGCGAGCGTACCGGCTGTGGGCTCGCCGTACCGGTAGCAACGGCGAGCGGCGCAGCCCACGACGGTGTCGATGAGCGGAGCGTAACGAACCGCCTGGCGCTGTGGAGGGGTTTCGACGGGACCCGTCGGGCGAGCCTCCGGCATCGGACGGCGGCGCCATCTGTTCCGAGGTTCGCCGCAGGGTTTGCGTGAAACTGCGCGCGAAAGCGGGTATCAGCTCGTGATGCCGCAGCGTGGCCGTACCTTGTGCAGTTCTTCACAACCAGTCCCACTGACTGTCCGACGCGACCCGGTTTACGCTGAGGCCAATCCCAGGTTTCCACGAAGGCGACGCTCAGTCGTCATGAGTCGTGCACCCCATAGACCGGTCAGCGTCGACCACAAGGAGATGTGTCATGGTTGCTCCGGCTACCGCTCAGGGTATCGATCAGGCCCCGACGTCCCACCCCGAACTGCTCGCCTGGGTCCGTGAGGTAGCGGAACTGACCACCCCGGACCGCGTTGTGTGGGTGGACGGGTCCGACGAGGAATGGCGTCGTCTCACCGACGAGCTCGTCGAGGCCGGCACCCTGATCCGGCTCAACCCGGAGAAGAAGGCCAACTCGTTCTACGCGCGGACGGACCCGACGGACGTCGCCCGGGTCGAGGAGCGCACATTCATCTGCTCCGTGGACGAGGCGGACGCGGGCCCCACCAACAACTGGATGGC
The sequence above is a segment of the Micromonospora sp. WMMA1363 genome. Coding sequences within it:
- a CDS encoding GtrA family protein; its protein translation is MIGEPNPRQTRPGLLRSLIDRFGHLVREMSKFATVGGVAFLLDFALFNVLTAAQGVEQVTAKTISTVVAATLAFLGNRFWTWRHRRGPNPAREYALFFLFNGVGLGITVACLAISRYGLGQVWPQVFQTPLADNIASYIVGTGLATLFRFWSYRRFVFVEAGTPSAPEVKTDRRAA